The Methanobrevibacter millerae genome includes the window TTAAGCCTCCTAGCTTATTAATCGGGTTAATTTATATTTTTCTAAAAATCATAATTATTTTTAGGCAATAAATAAATTATACGATAAACATGTTTTTGATTATAAATCTATTATATACTAAAAAGAGTAAAAGTGCAAATGAAAATTTAATTATTCGGGTTTAAATTTTGTTTTAATTGTTTTAAATTTGTTATTTTCTTTTATTTTGTTTTAAATCCTTTTTTAATAATTAAATTTTCTCCTTTTCTGTTAATCAAATAAATGATAAATTAATAATAATGAATAAATTAACTCTTAAGCATATAATAAATAAGTATTGTTCAAATACTACAATTATTATTTTGGTTAAACTAATATATAAAATATTGTTTATAGAAATTTTTTTATTTGATAATTCCATATAAATTAATACAATGGTGATTTAATGTCTATAAAACCTCAAGACTTATTACATAATAAAAAAGATTTAACTAAAATAAAAGATATAAAAGATATTTCATTAGATAATATTACAATTGATGATTTAACATATGATGGTCAGAATTACGATGAATACATTAATCTGAATTCATTTCTAAATCAGGTTTCAAGTTGTCAGATTTCCGATGCATATAATCAAATTGCCCGCAGATCAGGAGTATTATATAACTTGAAATCTATCAATAACTTAAAGACTTGGGGTAGGATTACTACTTCCAAAACGAATAGTGATGACTGGGGAACTATCACTTTAGCTATCGATGAGGCGAATGATGGTGATGTATTGCTTGTTGAAACCAGTGATATGGATGCGGCAATCTGGGGCGAACTGGCTTCCACATGTGCAAAGAATAATGGCCTTAAGGCGACACTGGTTTATGGATGTGTGCGTGATTTGGATGCATTGTTATATATGGATTATCCTATTTTTGCATGTGGTTTTAGACCAAATGCAGGGTCTGCTTTGGGATTGGGTGAAATTAACATTGATTTGGAATTGGAATCTATTAAAATTTCTCCTGGCGATTTCTTATATGGTGATGAAACCGGCGTGGTTATAATTCCTAAAAAATTGTTCAATGAAGTCATGAACAAAACCTTGGAAATTAAGATTAAAGAAAAAAATATTGTTGACATTTTAAATTCAGGCAAGTCTTTATCTCAGGTGGCAGGGTTGAGATAAAAATATAAAATTATTTAAATAAGTTTATATTTCCATATATAAGTATATCATTCCTAGAAACTTAATATATTTTTGGATGAAATTTTTCATCATAATTGGTTTTTAATAACATTGTTATATTATTTTGGTATGGATAATTGATTTTTCGTAAGTTTTTTATATTATTTGTGAACAAAAAATTAAACAAGATTTAAAAACTCACTAATTTTTGTGTGTTGAATTGTTGATTAGAGTGTTTTTTTCTTGTTTCCCGGATGTTTGTTATTAACATCTGGGGTTTTTCGCTCTTTTTCATCATATTGATGTTCTTCGTATTGTGTTAGTTCTTTGGATGCTTCTTTTATTATAAAATCGATTATTTCTTCTCTTTTTGTTCTCGATCCAAATAGTATGTCAAAGAAGAATAAATAGATATTTCCTATTATTTTTGCGAAATTCGACTGATAAATTATTTTTTTATCTTTATTTCTGGGTGTTCTTGTTATATTGTTTTCTGCGTGGTTTTTTATGGTTATTGCTAGGTTATAAACGAATATATGTGCGTAAAAATCTTGTTCGATTATTTGTCTTCGTATTCCGCTGAAATCTTCGATTTCGATGAGATTTTTTAATCTATCGAATCCTGTTTCTACTGTCCATCTTTTTGCATATAATTCTTTTAAATCTTCTGTTGAGAATTCTTCTGGTGTTAAATTTGTTGCTAGTATTTCTGGTTCTTCATTTCCAATATCTATTAATGCTATTCTTATTTCTAATCGTCCCATTTTTCTTGCTTTTTCTTTTAAATTTTCATCATCAAATTTCTTTAATCTGTTGTTTGTCATGTTGATTTGTATTATTTCATCATTGGTTTTCATTTGTTTAATTTGATGTGCAAATACGTTTTTTGGTAGTCTTATTAAAAATTTTGAGTTCAAATCAATAGTTTTTGCCATTAATTCGATTGATGGATAACCCCTGTCATAAATTGTAATTAATTTTGTGATGTCTAATCGTTGTTTTAAGTTATTTAGATGTTCTATTGCTAAATCAATTTCATTTACTACTGTTTCAACAATTTTTACAGTTAAAATATGTTTGGAATGCACATCCAATACGCATGAAACTCTTGCACGAATTCTTTTTTCTTTTAACAAGTT containing:
- a CDS encoding RraA family protein; translated protein: MSIKPQDLLHNKKDLTKIKDIKDISLDNITIDDLTYDGQNYDEYINLNSFLNQVSSCQISDAYNQIARRSGVLYNLKSINNLKTWGRITTSKTNSDDWGTITLAIDEANDGDVLLVETSDMDAAIWGELASTCAKNNGLKATLVYGCVRDLDALLYMDYPIFACGFRPNAGSALGLGEINIDLELESIKISPGDFLYGDETGVVIIPKKLFNEVMNKTLEIKIKEKNIVDILNSGKSLSQVAGLR
- a CDS encoding IS4 family transposase, with the protein product MYSFDRFIKNFFRLFECFISKRYITEDNRFIRDRKMTQKEYTAFILSQRSCTSYIETIRFFTMWMKKDFETISSQGIGKQRMFIDPKVFIDMYECFIDELYNKFPGFSKFKGYIVSACDGSIVDLPNVTLTREEFPVGDENLLKEKRIRARVSCVLDVHSKHILTVKIVETVVNEIDLAIEHLNNLKQRLDITKLITIYDRGYPSIELMAKTIDLNSKFLIRLPKNVFAHQIKQMKTNDEIIQINMTNNRLKKFDDENLKEKARKMGRLEIRIALIDIGNEEPEILATNLTPEEFSTEDLKELYAKRWTVETGFDRLKNLIEIEDFSGIRRQIIEQDFYAHIFVYNLAITIKNHAENNITRTPRNKDKKIIYQSNFAKIIGNIYLFFFDILFGSRTKREEIIDFIIKEASKELTQYEEHQYDEKERKTPDVNNKHPGNKKKTL